The window CAAAATTGCCGTAGTCTCCAAGCTCAAATTAAAACAAAAAGCGTAAGTCTTGTCATGGAAAAGATTAATATTCCAGGAAAACCTTTTCTAAGCCTTATAAATTTTAAAAATCTAGATACAGTTTATTTTAAAATCTTTAAAGTCAACCGAACCAAGATGAATGAGGTAAAGAAAGAGTATGCGGAGTATTACAACAAGCATAAAACTTATATCAACTATGAAGAAATTCTAATTACTCATTTTGCAAAACTAGAAGCAGATAAAGTATTCACAGTAAAACTCCCCAACGACAAAGACTATATGGAGCATCGCGCAGAAGTTCGATTACCCGAACTTGATTTTGGACAGTATTTGATCTTAGCCGGAACAGATAAAAGTTTTACTTTTACAAACCAAGCTGTTTCGTTTGCTTTCACCAATATTTCTAATCTTACTTACATTGATCGAGTGAAGCACACGCAAGATATCGAATACTACGCGCTAAACCGAACCACAGGAGAGCCTGAATCCGGTGTAGACGTTCACACCTACTACCAAATCTACAATAACAAAAGAAGCCGATACGAAATAATAGCCGACCAATCTCTTACAACGGATAAGACCGGTTATTTCCAACTCAAGGCAAAAAAAGATTACAAATACTTTTACATGACACTGCGCAAAGGAAATGATTTCCTAGAGCCAATTGAAGATTATTATGGCGGCGACACCAATCGGCAAATGCCTCTTTACCAGAACCCATTGCAAAAAGATAGTAGCTATTCCACTGTAACCGCTAAACTCTTTTTAGATAGAGCCATTTATAGACCCGGACAAACGATTTACTTCAAAGGTATATTAGTTGAATCAAATGATAAAAAAAGATCAATCAAACCAAACACACAAGTCAATGTAACTTTTTACAATGTAAATTACCAACAAGTGTCGCAGTTAAATTTAACAACGAATGAGTATGGAACTTTCAGTGGAAGTTTTACTGCACCGACTAACGTTCTAAACGGACAGATGAGTCTCAATACAAACTACAACGGCAATGCTTACTTCTCAGTAGAAGAATACAAACGTCCTAAGTTTGCAGTCGAATTTGAAAAAGTAAAAGGGACTTACAGACTTGGTGACCAAATCAAAATCAAGGGATTTGCCAAAGCCTTCTCAGGAGCTAACATAGATAATGCGGAAGTCAAATACCGCGTAGTTCGTATTGCACGCTATCCATACTGGTGGGGATTTTATTTTAGAGGTTGGAATCCTTCCAGCCCACAAATGGAAATTAAACAGGGAAATCTTAAAACAGATGAAAAAGGCTACTTTGAAATCGAGTTCGAAGCGATTGTTGATAAGTCCGTTCCCAAAGAGCCGGGGATTTCTTTTTCGTATCAAGTTATTGCTGATGTCACTGATTTAAACGGAGAAACTCGCTCTGCATCCGGTTTTGCCTATGTGGGTTATACTTCGTTAATCGTAAATGTAAATCTACCGGATATGTTAAACCTGGAGCACAAAGAACCGTTTGATGTGATTACAACAAATTTAAACAATGAATTTGAGCCTGCCCAGGGATATATCACGATTCATAAATTAAAAAATCCTCCTCATGCCTTTAGAAGTAAAAAATGGCAGAGACCGGATAAGTTCATTTTGCCGCAAAAAGAATACCAAAAAGATTTTCCTAATGATGTGTATGACAATGAGGATGAAGTCTCTAAATGGGAAAAGGAAAAAGAAGTTCTAAACACTCCTTTTAATACAGAAAGAGAAAAGCATTTAACTCTAAAGAATTTAAATAAATGGAAACCTGGAAAATATGTATTAGAAATCAAATCTGTGGATAAATTCGGACAGGAAGCCAAAGAAATAAAATACTTTACTATCTATTCCGAAAATCCAAAGCTTTCCGTTCCACTTCCTTCTTATAGCTGGGTATTTCCATTAAAGCAGAGCGCAGAACCGGGAGAAACCGCTGGAATCCTAGTTGGCTCTTCTGAAAATGTAAAAGTATTGTATGAACTTGAATTAGAGAAAAAGATTATTGTCCGTGAATGGATTTCCCTTGATAATACACAAAAACTTGTAGAGATTCCAATCAAAGAAGAATACCGAGGAAACATCACAGCGCATTTTGTATTGGTTAAGGATAATCAGATATTAGCCAACTCACAGCAAATCTATGTTCCCTATTCCAACAAAGAATTAAAACTGAGCTTTGAAACATTTAGAAATAAATTACAACCCGGAGAAAAAGAAGAATGGCGAATTAAAATCCAGGGACAAAAATCAGAGAAAGTGGTTTCTGAAATGTTAGCCACACTCTATGATGCGTCACTCGATATGTTTAGAAAAAACTATTGGGATTTTTCCATCTATCCGTCTAATTATTCTTATGCGCAATGGCATAATGCAAATGACTTCCAAGTCCAAAACTTTCATCTCTTCCAAAAAGATTGGAACCCTTACGTGTATGGAACAAGTAAAAGCTATGACTCACTCAATTGGTTTGGAATTTATTTGTATGGATTCAGAGGCTATTACGCATATCAAACCACGTCGCGCAGCATGAGAGGAGGGGGAAGATATAGAAATGGCGGCAAACGAGATGCCGATGAAGGAGAAATGGATGATTTATCTGTAGCAGAAGAGCGTGCTCCTATGCCTGCTCCTGCTGCAAGAGGTATGGTTATGAATAAAAAAATGGCAATGCCTAGAGCCGAAATGGCAATGGACAAAGCAGAGCCAATGGAAAAAGAAGAAAAGGCTAAGGAGCCTAACTCACCACAGGGTCAAAGCCAAGCAGGTGGAAATGGTGAAATTACAGGTGTTAAAGCAAGAACGAATTTTAATGAGACAGCATTCTTCTATCCGCATTTGATTTCTGATAAGAATGGTGAGGTTACTATCTCGTTTACCGTTCCAGAAGCTTTGACTAAGTGGAAGATGATGGGCTTTGCTCATACCAAAGATTTAAAATTCGGTATGATTCAAAATGAACTCGTTACACAAAAAGAATTAATGGTAGTGCCTAACGCTCCTCGCTTCTTTAGAGAAGGCGATGAAATGGAATTTACTACGAAAATCACAAATCTTTCTGATAAAAAAATGACTGGTAAGGCACAACTAGAATTTCTAGATGCAGTGACTATGACGCCTATCGCTCACGATAAAATTCTGAAAACAGAAAAGCTGCAATCCTTCGAATCAGAGAAAGGACAAAGCACAGTTGTAAAATGGAATCTCAAAGTCCCCGAGGGGTTACAGGCGATTACCTACAGAGTATTAGCTAAGTCTGAAAACTTTTCCGATGGAGAAGAAATGCCTTTACCGGTATTGACCAATCGAATGCTAGTAACGGAAACTCTTCCTTTGCCGATGCGCGGAAAAGAACCAAAGACATTTAAACTAGAAAAGATGATTAACAATAAATCGGATACGTTAGTGCATCACAAATACACTCTGGAGTTTACATCAAATCCTGCTTGGTATGCCGTTCAGGCTCTTCCGTATATCATGGAGTATCCGTATGAATGCGCGGAGCAGCTCTTTAGTAGATTCTATGCCAATAGTCTTGCATCTCATATCGCAAATTCCAATCCTAAGATCAAAAAAGTTTTTGATTCATGGAAAGAGCCAGCGATGAAACGAAACAATACAAAGGAAGAAAAAACAGGAGCGCTACTTTCTAACTTAGAAAAAAATCAGGAGCTAAAGAGTCTTATGCTCGAAGAAACTCCGTGGGTGTTAGACGCGCAAGATGAAACAGAGCGCAAAAAGCGAGTGGGACTTTTATTTGACTTAGCTAAAATGACAGATGAGTTAGAGAGAGCACTCGACAAACTCATGAAAGTCCAAAGTAGCAATGGGGGCTTCGCATGGTTTGCCGGTATGCAGGAAAATCGTTATATAACCCAACATATCGTAACAGGAATTGGACATCTAGATCATTTAGGTGTTAAACGAGTTCGTGAAAATTCCAAAGCCTGGAGCATGACGACTAGAGCAGTGCAATATCTAGACTGGCAATTCAAATCTGATTATGATTATTTGGTGGCAATAGAGAAGAAGGATAAGATTGATATGTCGCTACAGCATATTGGCTATCTACAAATCCAATATCTCTATGCTAGAAGTTTCTTCAAAGATGTTCCCATTCCAGAAGAAGCAAAAGAAGCATTCGAGTATTACAAATGGCAGGCGAAAACCTACTGGACTAGCTTCCTGGGAAATAAAATTTCAACTGGAATGATAGCATTAGCCCTTAACCGCATGGGAGAGGCTACTCCTGAGAATTTCCACAAAGCTTTAAGTTCTCATAAACTAAAAGATTTTAAGTCAAATAAAACTCCCGAGCAGATTGTAAAATCTCTCAGAGAGCATGCCCTCAATTCAGAAGAAATGGGAATGTATTTCAAACAGGGTTGGGGATATTATTGGTATGAACTCCCAATCGAAACCCAAAGTCTTATGATCGAAGTCTTCGATGAAGTAGCAAAAGACGAAGATGCAGTCAATGATTTAAAGACCTGGCTCTTAAAACAAAAACAAACCCAAGACTGGAAGACAACCAAGGCAACAAGTGAGGCTATTTATGCTTTACTGCTAAAAGGCGAAGACTGGTTATCCACTGAACAGTCCGTTGAAATCAAACTCGGAAGTAAAATCATTGATCCGACAGCGGATAAGGACATTAATCCGGAGGCAGGCACTGGTTATTTTAAAAAAGCATTTCCAGGAAGTGAAGTAACAAACGATATGGGAAATGTTTTAATTACTCCGAAAAATAATCTTCTCAAAGCAAAGAATGGAGGCGTAAGTTGGGGAGCGGTTTACTGGCAGTATTTTGAACAGCTAGATAAAATTACTCCTGCGGAAACTCCGCTTAAACTCCAGAAGAAACTTTTCTTACAAGAAAACACAAAGACCGGTCCTGTGATTACGCCTATCGACAATAAAACGAAATTGAAACCGGGTGATTTAATCAAAGTAAGAATTGAACTTCGTGTGGATCGCGATATGGAATTTGTTCACATGAAAGATATGCGCGCTGCAAGCTTTGAGCCGACTAACGTTATCTCTCGCTACAAATGGCAGGACGGTCTCGGTTACTACGAATCAACTCGCGATGCAGCGACTAACTTCTTCTTTGATTCACTTCCAAAGGGAACATACGTTTTCGAATATCCGCTTCGCGTAACGCATAAGGGCAATTATTCGAACGGCATCACAACCATTCAATCCATGTATGCCCCTGAATTTACAAGTCATTCAGAAGGCGTGCGGGTGAAAATAGGGGAGTAGCCTTCCCTCGTTGGATTTTTTATTTTTTGCATGGGCTGAACTGACGCCCATGCGATGAGTATTGCGCCCCGTTGGGGCTTTCGTATATATGTTTAAAGAAACCACTTGAGTAGTCTCTTTGGATTAAAACACTTAGAGAAATAAATCCGACACTTTTAGTCATGAAATTATATTCTTGAGCTAGAAATATATAGTTTGACAGGATGACGCTCGAATATTGTATAATAAATCAATCTTTCCAATCGAAATAAATTTTGCGTTTGTATAATTTAAATGCATGAGGTTTTAAAATGAATAAATTGGTAATAGTATGCTTAACTGCATTGTTGACATTTTGCCCTTCTCCAAAAAAGAATGATACGCTAGAAAAAGCTCTTCCGTTGCTTCTTCTCAGTTCTTCCCCGGCTACTTCTAGCAGTAATCTGGAACAATATACTCCAAATCAAGCAAACTGGAAAACATTCGAAACAAAACCAATCGCTGCTGGAAATACTGCCCATGATCCTGATAGTGTTACTTGGATAACAAAAGCTCAATGGGAAGCTTCCAGATGGGACGGAAAAACAATTTACGATCCGACTAAAATGACCGGGGCGCAATTTTTTGCCGCAATTTGCCCAAGTGCAGATCGAGTTCGTGGAATCAGAGAAGTTTTTTATCAACACAACCCTTTTAAGGACAATAAAAATCCAACAAAGGCGGAATTGGATGAATGGCATCGAATTGCAATCAACCATGTTCGGGCATTAGTTGGTTATACTAGTGCAGACAGACAAGTCCAAAAAGATCATTGTATGTTTAAACGAGCATTATGGGGTGATGAAAGACAGCAAACAACTATGTGGGATGCTAAATACCCTGGAACAAATGGTTCCGCAGCCGGTCCTTGCCAAGGTTCCACCAATGCTCATTGTGGTGCCAGTTTTATTCCAAGCGCTTCTGACCAGGCTCCTTACTTCATAGGGCAAGCACAGACTTGCACAGCAGGTGCCGGTTCAGAAGGTATAATTAGTGGACCAAAATCAAATATTCCTTGGTCACTAAAATGGTCTCGCGGGTTTTGTAACTTTCTTGCAGCAGAAGGATTTTGGGGAGGACATGTAGGACCTTGGTTTCACAGAGAAAAATTTGGTTTTAGTTTCTGGGACTCAGATGTTAACAATAACAATAGCATCGCCATATTAAGAGCCAAATGGACTGGTAAATTAATGCCGAGTCTTTATACTGAACCGGCACCAGAGCCGAATTATGAGTAATAATAAAATGAATAAGGAGTTAAACGATGAATAAAACAATTTTTATTTTTTTGAGCTATATGATTTTTCAAATTTCAATTCTATATGCCAATGATACTTTTACACCAGATCAAGCTGATTGGAAAACGTTTCAATCCAAACCTTTTGCTGCGGGTATAACCGCTCACGATCCTGATAGTGTCACTTGGATTACAAAAGCACAATGGGAGGCTTCCAAATGGGATGGAAAAACAATTTACGATCCGACCAAAATGACCAAAGCCCAATTTTTTGCTGCAATCTGTCCTAGTGTAGATCGGGTTCGTGGAATCAGGGAAGTTTTTTACAAAACAAATCCGTTCAAAGACAACAAAAACCCCACAAAAGCAGAAGTGGACGAGTGGCATAGAATTGCAATCAACCATGTTCGGGCATTAGTTGGATATACAAGTGCAGACAGACAAGTTCAAAAAGACCAGTGTATGTTCAAAAGAGCCCATTGGGGAGATGAAAGAAAATATACAACTCTATGGGATACAAAGTATCCTGGCACAAAGGTTTCCGCTGCCGGTCCTTGTGGTAAATTAAATACTGATGCGCATTGTGGAGCGAGTTTTATCCCAAGTGCAGCAGACCAAGCACCTTATTTTGGTGGAACTGCACAAACTTGCACTACCCAAGCTGGAGCAGAGGGTGTATTCCCTGCGCCAAAGTCTAATATTCCTTGGTCACTCAAATGGTCTCGTGGCTTATGTAACACACTAGCGGCAGAAGGCTTTTGGGGTGGACATACCGGACCTTGGTTCCACAGAGAAAAATTTGGCTTTAGCTTCTGGGATGCTGATCCTAAGACTAACGGAAGCATTGCAGTCCTGCGAGCAAAATGGACAGGAAAGCTAATGCCGAGTTTATATAAGAAACCGTGACCTAATTTTTAGAAATCAAAGTGCATTTTTATATCCGATTTTATCAATATAGAATGCACTTATCCTAAAAAATTCCATTTATCGTTTTCCCTTATGGACAGCTCACTGTGGGATCTAAGGGAATATTATATTTTGAGGATAGATAGCATTCTACGACAGTGCGGTTTACACTCGTAAATGCTCCATCAAAATAAATGACTTCTGCTATTTGTCCATTAAAGGCTGTGGCTGCCCCCTGCGCCCTTCTTTGTCCAACGGTGATGTCGTAGTCTGCAGAAGAAAATGCCGTGGCAGGAGTTGCCACGGAGGCGACTGTTTTCCCGTTCAAATAGAGATTAGCAGTATTACTGATTTGGTAAGTGAAACTATCTATATACGAATTGCCTGATACTAGAGGATCGCTCGAACCCGGCACAGATATAATGTTACAAAGTCCTGCCTCTGCAATATGATGAACCGGTCCTGGCATCCAAACAATCATTTGTTCTTTTTCATAAGAGTTGCACCCAGAAGCAATGGATATGATTCCATGCGAAGAACTTACTACGAGTGTTGGATTAAAAACACTAAAAATTGCATAATTTGATCCTGTCAGACCAGAGCTACCTGCTCTTATTAAATGCTGATTGGACACACTGGAAAAACTGACAGAAGGTTTTGCATTCAAACCAGAAGCAGCAAAAATGGGGGGATTCACCGCGGTCACATGGTTTAGATTTCCGCTATTATCATTCCAAGAAGCAACATTGTTTCCGTTCGCTAGATTGCTTAGGCTATCTGCTTGAAAGTGAATCTTTAAACTGCTTGTTGCAGGCGTTGTTGTCCAAGTTGAAACCTGCATCGGATGATAACCGGATAAAGCCAATATCTCTGCATTTGTCAAAGCAGCATTATAAATCCGAACGTCATCAATATCACCTGTGAAATATCCTGTAACTGCATCCGATCCGATATAAGTGGCAGTGGTAGGAGTGACTGGAGTTGTTGCTGCCAGTGTCGCAATAGAAACTCCATTTAATCTTAAATCCCAGTTGGTTCCAGTTGCAATGAGTGCTATATGGCTCCAAACATTCAGAGGTGGGGCAACGGTTGATGGTATATAGGCGGCTCCTCCCAATATTCCTTTTAGAACATTGCCCGCCCCTGCATCTATCAGAATCCCGTAACCATCGGATCCCGTTCCATTGACTACTATATAATTTAAGCCTGCATTGAATGCAGTTGGTCGAAACCAAGCAGAAAGAGTTACATTTCCCGCAACCGATGTAGTTACTGGAGTTGTTGTGAAAAATTTAGTTGCCCCATTGAATGTATAGGCGCTGTTTGTTGTTCCACTTCTATCCTTTGTTAAGCCAGGTGCTCCAGAGGATGTCAAGCTGTTGTTGTTTCCACTTGCGTCTGCTGGATTCCCGTTGAAATCGTATCTTGCTAAAAGGTTTGTTGGCACTTGCACTGCAATCTGACGAATTTGAGCTGCTGTTAATGCATAATTATAAATACGAACGTCGTCGATTTTGCCTGTGAATTTATTGCTGAAATTGACATTTGCCCCAACGTTTAAGACAGCTAATGTGGTATTTACAGTCGGAAGAGTTCCAGTTCCAATTTGTTTTCCATCTACATAAATACTCGCAGTCGTTCCGCTAAGCGTTCCA is drawn from Leptospiraceae bacterium and contains these coding sequences:
- a CDS encoding putative Ig domain-containing protein, with protein sequence MPTLERNGLEFLFLFKLKNSSNSSSSSSPIAISYAGSPYTFTQSIQINTITPTISGSITSCLANPALPTGLSIDNTTCAISGTPTTMQATTIYTITASNASTSVSTTISITVSATAPANLVYAGSPFTFSQNIAITNETPMITGTPSSCSSSPSLPAGLILSSSCVLSGTPTTIQSTTTYTITASNSFGSTSATISIAINSGFFQFSFAAGSLVEAGGSGLTLAAVGAPTLANGKDGDANGSYKFDGSSQYLTIANPAGLPTSSSARTYCAWVNPTATPNNSVILSQGTASTDNAMGLTLNATYPSTDVSFWSWGTTGYATYTPKINTWQHICGTLSGTTASIYVDGKQIGTGTLPTVNTTLAVLNVGANVNFSNKFTGKIDDVRIYNYALTAAQIRQIAVQVPTNLLARYDFNGNPADASGNNNSLTSSGAPGLTKDRSGTTNSAYTFNGATKFFTTTPVTTSVAGNVTLSAWFRPTAFNAGLNYIVVNGTGSDGYGILIDAGAGNVLKGILGGAAYIPSTVAPPLNVWSHIALIATGTNWDLRLNGVSIATLAATTPVTPTTATYIGSDAVTGYFTGDIDDVRIYNAALTNAEILALSGYHPMQVSTWTTTPATSSLKIHFQADSLSNLANGNNVASWNDNSGNLNHVTAVNPPIFAASGLNAKPSVSFSSVSNQHLIRAGSSGLTGSNYAIFSVFNPTLVVSSSHGIISIASGCNSYEKEQMIVWMPGPVHHIAEAGLCNIISVPGSSDPLVSGNSYIDSFTYQISNTANLYLNGKTVASVATPATAFSSADYDITVGQRRAQGAATAFNGQIAEVIYFDGAFTSVNRTVVECYLSSKYNIPLDPTVSCP